In Oceanivirga salmonicida, the following proteins share a genomic window:
- a CDS encoding restriction endonuclease subunit S produces MQPKLNSIWFAKMKNSIKHIFLDLTMSEFVENTILSTGFFGIECNNYSFEYISAFILDPDFEKEKNLYASGTTQEAINNKSLNQIYLLIPDEKTLKYFHEKTKDLFSSINSNKIQNKKLSLLRDTLLPKLMSGEIDVSNIAI; encoded by the coding sequence ATGCAACCGAAATTAAATAGTATTTGGTTTGCCAAAATGAAAAATAGTATTAAGCATATATTTTTAGATTTAACAATGTCTGAATTTGTGGAAAATACTATTTTGTCAACAGGTTTTTTTGGAATAGAATGCAATAATTACTCATTTGAATATATATCAGCATTTATTCTAGATCCTGATTTTGAAAAAGAAAAAAATTTATATGCATCAGGTACTACTCAAGAAGCAATTAATAACAAAAGCTTGAATCAGATATATTTACTGATACCTGATGAAAAGACATTAAAATATTTCCATGAAAAAACTAAAGATCTATTTAGCTCTATAAATAGTAATAAAATACAAAATAAAAAGTTATCGTTATTAAGAGATACTCTATTACCAAAACTAATGTCTGGTGAAATTGATGTCTCTAATATTGCTATTTAG